Proteins encoded in a region of the Triticum dicoccoides isolate Atlit2015 ecotype Zavitan chromosome 3A, WEW_v2.0, whole genome shotgun sequence genome:
- the LOC119270758 gene encoding vacuolar-processing enzyme-like translates to MVAMASFRLLPLALLLLLLAMAHAWLQPTIRLPSDDGSVGTRWAVLVAGSNGYQNYRHQADICHAYQILRKGGLKDENIIVFMYDDIAHNLENPRPGVIINHPQGGDVYAGVPKDYTGKEVNVKNLFAVLLGNKTAVNGGSGKVLDSGPNDHIFVFYSDHGGPGVIGMPTNPYVYGDDLVDVLKKKHAAGSYKSLVFYLEACEAGSVFEGLMPNDIGVYATTASDAEESSWGTYCPGEYPSPPPEYDTCLGDLYSISWMEDSDVHNLRTESLKQQYDLVKKRTAAQDSYSYGSHVMQYGSLDLNAQQLFLYIGSNPANNNTTFVEDNSLPSFSRAVNQRDADLVYFWHKYRKLAESSPEKNDARKQLLEMTSHRSHIDNSVELIGNLLFGFADGPMVLKTVRPAGEPLVDDWSCLKSTVRAFESQCGSLAQYGMKHMRSFANICNAGVLPEAMVKVAAQACKSIPTNPWSATHKGFSA, encoded by the exons ATGGTGGCCATGGCATCCTTCCGTCTCCTTCCCCTCGCGCTGCTGCTCCTCCTGCTCGCCATGGCGCACGCGTGGCTGCAGCCCACCATCCGGCTGCCGTCGGACGACGGCTCCGTTGGGACCAGGtgggccgtcctcgtcgccggctcCAACGGCTACCAAAACTACCGCCACCAG GCAGATATTTGCCACGCCTACCAGATCTTAAGGAAGGGTGGTCTCAAGGATGAGAACATCATCGTCTTCATGTACGACGATATTGCGCACAACCTGGAAAACCCAAGGCCGGGCGTCATCATCAACCACCCCCAAGGTGGAGATGTCTATGCTGGGGTCCCTAAG GACTACACTGGAAAGGAGGTTAATGTTAAGAACTTGTTTGCTGTCTTGCTCGGTAATAAAACCGCTGTGAATGGTGGGAGCGGCAAGGTCTTGGACAGTGGCCCTAATGATCACATTTTTGTGTTTTACAGTGACCATGGGGGTCCTGGGGTCATTG GGATGCCCACCAATCCATACGTTTACGGTGACGATCTGGTAGATGTCCTGAAGAAAAAGCATGCTGCTGGAAGCTACAAAAGCCTG GTATTTTACCTTGAAGCCTGTGAAGCCGGGAGCGTCTTCGAGGGGCTTATGCCGAATGACATCGGTGTCTACGCGACCACCGCGTCGGACGCAGAGGAGAGCAGTTGGGGAACGTATTGCCCTGGCGAGTACCCCAGCCCTCCGCCGGAATATGACACCTGCTTGGGCGACCTGTACAGCATTTCTTGGATGGAAGACAG TGATGTGCACAACCTGAGAACTGAATCTCTGAAGCAGCAATATGACTTG GTCAAGAAGAGAACAGCAGCTCAGGACTCATACAGCTATGGTTCCCATGTGATGCAATACGGTTCTTTGGACCTGAATGCTCAACAACTCTTTTTGTACATCGGCTCAAATCCTGCTAACAATAACACTACATTTGTTGAAGATAACTCACTGCCGTCCTTCTCAAGAGCTGTTAATCAGAGGGATGCTGATCTTGTTTACTTCTGGCACAAG TACCGGAAATTGGCTGAGAGTTCCCCTGAGAAAAACGATGCCCGGAAGCAATTGCTCGAAATGACGAGTCATAGATCGCATATCGACAATAGCGTCGAGCTGATTGGAAACCTTCTGTTTGGTTTTGCGGATGGTCCAATGGTTCTAAAGACTGTTCGCCCAGCCGGTGAGCCTCTTGTTGATGACTGGAGTTGTCTCAAGTCTACG GTGCGTGCTTTTGAATCACAATGTGGCTCGCTGGCACAGTATGGAATGAAGCACATGCGGTCCTTTGCAAACATCTGCAATGCCGGCGTCCTTCCTGAAGCGATGGTGAAGGTCGCTGCTCAGGCATGCAAGAGCATCCCAACCAACCCCTGGAGTGCCACACACAAGGGTTTTAGTGCTTAA